In one window of Arachis ipaensis cultivar K30076 chromosome B06, Araip1.1, whole genome shotgun sequence DNA:
- the LOC107647755 gene encoding uncharacterized protein LOC107647755, whose translation MRAKVPRNFKIPDIDLYDGTTDPRHQLSNFKSRMYLADASDTTRCKAFPTTLTKAAMKWFDNLPPKSLTSFDDMARKFMTQFSNRKDKTKHAPSLLGVKQEVEKILRDYIERFNKACLEIQSLPTEAIIIGLVNGLREGPFSQSISKRYPTSLNEVEKRAEKYINMEKNFRLRVPPSRPNLPYQPRDKEREPRKKEEQSIEKPRKYHNYTPLRVSLVDVYRGICHTKKLPPPVRLSIRKQKVGQNTMSIINSMVTPPTNATI comes from the coding sequence ATGAGGGCCAAAGTTCCTAGGAACTTTAAAATACCCGACATAGATCTCTACGATGGAACAACCGACCCAAGGCATCAACTCAGTAATTTCAAAAGCAGAATGTACCTAGCCGATGCTTCTGACACCACTCGATGTAAAGCCTTTCCAACCACCTTGACCAAGGCTGCAATGAAGTGGTTTGATAACTTGCCCCCTAAGTCGCTCACTAGCTTTGACGACATGGCAAGGAAATTCATGACACAATTTTCCAACCGAAAGGACAAAACGAAGCACGCCCCAAGCTTGCTAGGAGTAAAGCAAGAGGTCGAAAAAATCCTTCGTGACTACAtagaaaggttcaataaagcTTGCTTGGAGATTCAGAGTCTACCAACTGAAGCCATAATTATAGGTTTGGTCAACGGCCTCAGAGAAGGACCTTTCTCTCAATCAATATCCAAAAGATACCCGACTTCCTTAAACGAAGTAGAGAAaagagcagagaaatacatcaacatggagaaaaatttCCGACTCAGAGTACCTCCTTCACGACCTAACCTGCCCTATCAACCTCGGGATAAAGAAAGGGAACCTAGGAAAAAGGAGGAGCAAAGTATAGAGAAACCTCGAAAATATCACAACTATACTCCCCTTAGGGTTTCCTTAGTGGATGTGTACAGAGGGATATGCCATACAAAGAAACTTCCACCCCCCGTCCGATTAAGCATAAGAAAGCAGAAAGTCGGACAGAATACTATGAGTATCATAAACTCTATGGtcactccaccaacgaatgctacgatttaa
- the LOC107647756 gene encoding 3-oxo-Delta(4,5)-steroid 5-beta-reductase-like, giving the protein MAQKKKGLTWFINRPRVIFGFSPYSQMNFIGTLCVYAAICKHEGVPLRFPGTKAAWECYSAASDANLIAEQHVWGAVDARARNEAFNVSNGDVFRWKHLWKVLAEKFGIEEHGFVEGSSLRLSELMKDKGGVWDEIVKKNKLQATKLEDVGDWWFADIILGMEAVLDNMNKAKEHGFLGFRDSKKSFINWIERTKAYKIQETQPQDPPLALPPSPQQQGPHREGTSGQHRGPHGEGIPKNPHQRRIQSKIHHPEGEDLLHTTEILDLAQGQGDRLEQLEHEAEQQKEDERELRREMRRRRELEEKLRKLEADLRNKTNEPDREESSLGEEDPFT; this is encoded by the exons atggCCCAAAAGAAAAAAGGCCTAACATGGTTTATAAATAGGCCACGAGTTATCTTTGGATTTTCACCGTATAGCCAGATGAATTTTATCGGAACCCTTTGTGTTTACGCAGCTATTTGTAAACACGAAGGCGTTCCCTTAAGATTTCCAGGAACCAAAGCTGCATGGGAGTGTTACTCAGCGGCTTCAGATGCCAATTTGATTGCGGAGCAGCACGTGTGGGGTGCAGTGGACGCACGTGCGAGAAACGAAGCGTTTAACGTTAGTAACGGTGACGTGTTTAGGTGGAAGCATTTGTGGAAGGTGTTGGCAGAGAAGTTTGGGATTGAGGAGCATGGGTTTGTTGAGGGTTCGAGTTTGAGGTTGTCGGAATTGATGAAAGACAAAGGTGGTGTTTGGGATGAGATTGTGAAGAAGAATAAGTTGCAAGCTACTAAGCTGGAAGATGTTGGTGATTGGTGGTTTGCGGATATTATATTAGGAATGGAGGCTGTTTTGGATAACATGAACAAAGCCAAAGAGCATGGCTTTTTGGGATTTAGAGACTCCAAGAAATCATTTATAAATTGGATAGAAAGGACCAAAGCTTACAAAATT CAAGAAACTCAACCACAAGACCCTCCACTCGCGCTTCCTCCTTCACCACAACAGCAAGGGCCTCACAGGGAAGGAACCTCGGGACAACACCGAGGCCCTCACGGAGAAGGGATCCCGAAAAATCCTCATCAGAGAAGGATCCAATCTAAAATTCATCATCCTGAAGGTGAGGACCTCCTTCATACAACAGAGATCCTAGACCTAGCGCAAGGCCAAGGAGATCGACTCGAGCAGCTCGAACACGAGGCTGAGCAACAAAAGGAAGATGAACGAGAGTTGCGAAGAGAGATGAGACGGCGAAGAGAGCTAGAAGAAAAGCTCCGTAAACTGGAAGCCGATCTCCGAAATAAGACCAATGAGCCGGATCGGGAAGAAAGTTCTTTGGGAGAAGAAGATCCGTTCACATAA
- the LOC107647757 gene encoding replication protein A 70 kDa DNA-binding subunit C, whose amino-acid sequence MAARYDLIKCINAGPAHKVWKLKVRVIRLWTVSQFARSGMKAPIEMVVLDEEGDTIQCTVKDIFVPIFEGLLAEGNVYVVTNFGVALNTIKFKPTRHEFRIHFKRDTIVRPVQDSSVPLNGFNFVPFKTIQSESKEDGYLVDVIGQLASKGNLVEFTRDGKPSSYITIELDDLEGGQKLRVTLWQSFAFELLKYLEEHPCLTYVVILQMGKMKFYSGVMGVSNTNYNSKLFINVEFPAARDFFARVNKLDPIDGQGIMPLVCGQPVSDEEDFLRLSVYKTIAEIKEHNQDAVFVTAGTIKEVETEFGWWYKGCKKCRRGLKELDTPSPPLKIEI is encoded by the exons ATGGCAGCTAG GTATGATCTCATCAAGTGTATCAATGCTGGTCCAGCGCATAAGGTGTGGAAGCTCAAAGTACGTGTCATTAGACTTTGGACCGTTTCTCAATTTGCAAGATCTGGGATGAAGGCACCTATTGAGATGGTTGTCCTTGATGAAGAG GGAGATACAATTCAATGCACTGTAAAAGACATATTTGTTCCTATCTTCGAGGGCTTACTCGCTGAGGGCAACGTGTACGTGGTCACTAATTTTGGAGTTGCTTTGAATACCATCAAGTTCAAGCCTACTAGACACGAATTTAGGATCCATTTCAAGAGGGACACGATTGTGCGTCCGGTACAAGATTCTTCAGTTCCATTGAACGGATTTAATTTTGTTCCGTTCAAAACAATTCAATCAGAGTCTAAAGAAGATGGTTATTTAGTTG ATGTGATAGGTCAGCTTGCTTCTAAGGGTAACTTGGTCGAATTCACACGGGACGGGAAGCCGTCAAGTTATATCACCATAGAACTTGATGATCTTGA GGGTGGACAGAAACTAAGGGTAACGTTGTGGCAGTCTTTTGCTTTTGAATTGCTCAAATATCTAGAGGAACACCCGTGTCTTACCTATGTGGTTATTCTCCAAATGGGCAAGATGAAATTTTATAGtg GGGTCATGGGTGTATCTAACACAAACTACAATTCAAAACTGTTTATCAATGTTGAGTTTCCAGCTGCCAGGGATTTCTTTGCGAG GGTGAACAAATTGGATCCTATTGACGGACAAGGCATAATGCCGCTGGTCTGTGGTCAACCTGTTTCAGATGAGGAGGATTTTTTGCGTCTGTCAGTTTACAAAACAATTGCAGAGATAAAGGAGCATAATCAG GATGCTGTATTTGTTACAGCCGGGACGATTAAAGAAGTTGAGACTGAATTTGGTTGGTGGTACAAAGGATGTAAGAAGTGTCGTCGTGGCTTGAAAGAACTTGATACTCCCTCCCCCCCCCTTAAGATCGAGATTTAG
- the LOC107647758 gene encoding uncharacterized protein LOC107647758 has product MHASVGEDLISVFESLISEGTVYVFTYFGVNNNCGLYRTTSHQFRLFFQDRTTILPSFCDAIPLYGIKLVPFREIMGYSPHHPFLVDVAGVMAGVEGERKYMNDGKLINMMVIHIENDGLRLNIVVLGEMVDRIKDFLASGDQQLPIVIFQFVRVKNAGGT; this is encoded by the exons ATGCATGCTTCTGTAGGTGAAGATTTGATATCTGTGTTCGAGTCATTGATATCGGAAGGAACTGTGTATGTTTTTACATACTTTGGAGTTAACAACAACTGTGGGTTGTATCGCACAACATCGCATCAATTTCGGTTATTTTTTCAAGATAGAACTACTATCTTACCCTCTTTCTGTGATGCAATACCGTTATATGGTATTAAGTTAGTTCCTTTTAGGGAAATTATGGGATACTCTCCTCATCATCCTTTTTTGGTTG ACGTTGCTGGAGTTATGGCCGGCGTGGAGGGTGAGAGGAAATACATGAACGATGGTAAACTTATTAACATGATGGTCATTCATATTGAGAATGATGG TTTACGGCTTAATATTGTTGTTCTTGGAGAGATGGTGGACCGGATCAAGGATTTTCTAGCATCGGGCGATCAACAACTGCCAATAGTTATTTTTCAATTTGTAAGAGTAAAAAATGCTGGAGGTACGTGA
- the LOC107647759 gene encoding 3-oxo-Delta(4,5)-steroid 5-beta-reductase-like, whose product MSWWWERSTGAAAKNISNEIDESSQNSQNVALIIGVTGIVGNSLAEILSLQNTPGGPWKVYGVARRDRPAWNTNHPVHYVQCDISNPNDVALKLSPLTDVTHIFYVSWTSKSTEAQNIEVNGSMFRNVLNALIPKAPNLRHVSLQTGVKHYVGPFELFGKIKANEPPFTEDLPRVNAPNFYYTLEDILFETSV is encoded by the exons atgagCTGGTGGTGGGAAAGATCTACTGGAGCTGCTGCCAAG AATATATCTAATGAAATAGATGAATCATCACAAAACTCGCAAAATGTGGCATTGATTATAGGCGTGACGGGCATAGTAGGCAATAGTCTAGCCGAAATTCTCTCTCTCCAAAACACACCAGGTGGTCCATGGAAGGTTTACGGCGTAGCGCGGCGTGATCGACCGGCATGGAACACCAACCACCCTGTCCACTATGTTCAATGCGACATCTCGAACCCAAACGACGTCGCGTTGAAGCTCTCACCGCTAACTGACGTCACTCACATATTTTATGTCTCATGGACCAGCAAGTCCACTGAGGCCCAAAATATTGAAGTCAACGGGTCCATGTTCCGCAACGTCCTCAACGCTCTAATTCCAAAGGCTCCCAATCTCCGCCACGTGTCTCTCCAAACAGGAGTCAAACACTATGTAGGGCCCTTTGAGCTTTTCGGAAAGATCAAGGCCAACGAGCCACCTTTCACTGAAGACTTGCCACGTGTCAATGCACCAAACTTTTACTACACCCTAGAGGACATATTGTTTGAAACTAGTGTATAA